The DNA window CAACAGCGTCACGATCCGCAGCTTGAAGAGCACCGCCAGGGTGCGCCCAAGCTCGCGCATATCCCGCCAGGAGGTGGACGCCAGCGCTCCACCCCATTTCAACGCCCCGGTCGGGGGCGCATCGTGAAGCTTCGTCGGATAGGAACTCACCAATCCCTCCGTATGCCCGCGGCCCTTCCGGCCACGGCCCCCTCGCGCTGCCTCACGCCGAAGGGAAGAGATGGTACAGCATCAGATAGACGAGTACGCCGGTGACGGACACGTACCACCACACCGGCAACGTCCAGCGGGCGATGCGGCGATGGCGGGAGAATCGCCCCCGACCAGCCCACACCAGCGTCACCAACGCCAGCGGGACGATGATCGCGGCCAGGACCACGTGGGTGAAGAGGATCAGAAAGTACAACGGCCGCATCCATCCCTGTCCCTGGAAGGGGACCGAGCCCACACTGGCATGGTAGATCAGATAGGAGATCAAGAACAGAGTGGACGTGCCAAAGGCGGCCAGCA is part of the Chloroflexota bacterium genome and encodes:
- a CDS encoding DUF420 domain-containing protein, which translates into the protein MDISDLPAVNAALNGVSAILLVVGFYFIRRGRRRRHRTFMLAAFGTSTLFLISYLIYHASVGSVPFQGQGWMRPLYFLILFTHVVLAAIIVPLALVTLVWAGRGRFSRHRRIARWTLPVWWYVSVTGVLVYLMLYHLFPSA